The following coding sequences are from one Carassius auratus strain Wakin unplaced genomic scaffold, ASM336829v1 scaf_tig00214077, whole genome shotgun sequence window:
- the LOC113091103 gene encoding leucine-rich repeat transmembrane protein FLRT1-like → MATESLVELRDWLFLLLLCLTLLVEVLEFAAATAAAAEAALGEAELQGDVPCPSTCRCDDGFIYCNDRGLSIIPPLPLTAAVLYLQNNRIDNAGLPTSLERRLTVRVVYLYDNELDDFPTHLPPSLRELHLQDNNIRTLPRSALARLPLLEKLHMDDNSVSTVSIEDKAFANNPRLRLLFLSRNHLSSIPSGLPASLEELRLDDNRISTIPTHAFRGLSSLRRLFLDGNLLANQRIADDTFSRLSNLTELSLVRNSLQAPPLNLPSMHLLRLYLQDNAIAHMPRSSLDGMRRLQKLDLSGNNLTTLPRGLFKDLDSLSQLLVRGNPWYCGCNLRWLHDWLHERGSSVTVRGLTCHGPEKLRGMTLRDLTSQLEDCDVSADSAGGMVGNYGPKKEKGYFPTQAPATTTPPLPQGSLFTLRSRRPGHKYSDISQDSLGGGNGVTGKSLLISVKPLTPETVHITWQASQLVPSFRLSWLRLGNSPAMGSITETLVPGDRREYLLTQLQPQSSYIICLVPLSGNNGKRTSFTATGDLNINTNSEHEHPACAKTETDPQEQSISDQDSDQGTDQLSALPLAGIIGGATALVSLFLIFAIFCWYGHRAGYLAPGDHSIYGRDVVGSRGASKHFDDYVESGAIKDTSILEIRAHGFQMTPMSAQQPLQPKAKVEDMTYIHTIFPSNNATLYRSTLNHTGNPGYGTNRGYREGGIPDIDYSYT, encoded by the coding sequence ATGGCCACAGAGAGCCTAGTTGAACTCCGTGATTGGTTGTTCCTACTTCTACTATGCCTGACATTATTGGTTGAAGTCCTCGAGTTTGCTGCAGCCACAGCTGCCGCCGCTGAGGCAGCTCTTGGGGAGGCGGAGCTTCAGGGAGATGTGCCATGCCCCTCAACTTGCAGGTGTGATGATGGCTTCATTTACTGCAATGACCGTGGCTTGAGTATCATCCCACCATTACCATTAACAGCAGCTGTGCTGTATCTGCAAAACAACCGTATAGACAATGCTGGGCTACCAACATCTTTAGAGCGACGACTGACTGTGAGAGTAGTTTACCTTTATGATAATGAACTTGACGATTTTCCAACACATCTGCCTCCATCACTACGAGAACTTCACCTACAGGACAACAATATACGAACTTTACCCCGTTCCGCTCTTGCACGGCTACCCCTGCTGGAGAAGCTTCACATGGATGACAATTCTGTTTCAACCGTAAGCATAGAAGACAAAGCATTTGCAAACAATCCAAGGCTGCGTCTTCTTTTTTTGTCACGAAACCACCTCTCGAGTATACCATCAGGACTCCCTGCATCACTTGAGGAACTCCGCTTAGATGACAATCGCATTTCAACTATTCCAACACATGCATTTCGAGGTCTCTCCTCTCTAAGACGTCTCTTCCTTGATGGAAATCTGCTGGCAAATCAACGTATTGCAGATGATACGTTCTCCCGGCTGTCTAACCTCACGGAGCTCTCTCTGGTTCGTAATTCGCTCCAGGCACCACCATTAAACCTTCCAAGTATGCATCTCCTTCGACTTTATCTACAGGACAATGCCATAGCTCACATGCCTCGAAGCTCCTTGGATGGCATGCGAAGGCTACAGAAACTGGACCTATCAGGTAACAACTTGACGACTCTTCCGAGAGGTTTATTCAAGGATCTGGACAGCCTTTCACAATTACTTGTCAGAGGAAATCCCTGGTACTGTGGCTGTAACCTCCGCTGGCTTCATGACTGGTTGCATGAGCGAGGTTCATCTGTGACTGTGCGAGGTTTAACTTGCCATGGACCAGAGAAACTAAGAGGCATGACACTAAGGGACCTTACAAGTCAATTGGAAGATTGTGATGTCAGCGCAGATTCTGCGGGAGGAATGGTTGGAAATTATGGACCAAAGAAGGAGAAAGGTTATTTTCCGACACAGGCACCAGCTACAACAACCCCTCCACTTCCGCAGGGTTCACTCTTTACCCTCAGATCCAGGCGACCAGGACACAAGTATTCCGATATTAGCCAGGACAGTCTTGGAGGTGGAAATGGGGTTACAGGTAAATCATTACTAATCAGTGTAAAACCTCTCACACCAGAGACTGTCCACATTACTTGGCAGGCTTCACAGCTAGTCCCCTCCTTCAGACTTTCCTGGTTGCGACTAGGCAACAGTCCCGCAATGGGGTCAATCACAGAAACACTTGTGCCAGGGGATCGCCGTGAGTATTTACTTACGCAACTACAGCCCCAGTCAAGTTACATTATTTGCTTGGTGCCTCTATCTGGAAACAATGGTAAAAGAACCTCTTTTACAGCAACTGGGGAtttaaacataaacacaaactcaGAGCATGAGCACCCTGCTTGTGCCAAAACAGAGACAGATCCCCAAGAGCAGTCTATTTCAGACCAGGACAGTGATCAAGGAACTGACCAACTGTCAGCCCTACCACTTGCTGGAATTATTGGAGGTGCAACAGCACTGGTTTCTTTGTTCTTAATTTTTGCCATCTTCTGCTGGTACGGACACCGTGCGGGGTACCTTGCGCCAGGTGACCATTCTATATACGGCAGAGATGTTGTTGGATCACGAGGTGCCAGCAAACATTTTGATGACTATGTTGAGTCTGGAGCTATAAAAGACACGTCCATCTTAGAAATCAGAGCTCATGGCTTTCAAATGACACCAATGTCTGCCCAACAGCCTTTGCAGCCCAAGGCAAAAGTTGAGGATATGACATACATTCATACTATCTTTCCCTCTAATAATGCAACCCTATATAGGAGCACCCTGAACCACACAGGAAATCCAGGCTATGGAACAAATCGAGGGTACAGAGAAGGGGGAATACCAGACATAGATTATTCATACACGTGA
- the LOC113091101 gene encoding fermitin family homolog 3-like — protein sequence MAAWDLTVTVEDLGPDAPPIQISVTSDLHIGGVILKLVEQTNLKKDWSDHALWWEQKQQWLLRTGWTLDKCGVHADARLVFTSQHKALRLGLPNGVTLKMRACFSSPVFRTVIAICRVLNLRHPEELSLLRPVEEKKKKKDKDSSEELYDLTDVPLTAGSVQALYNGMPAHFADSPKTEAVYKMLSVSLPSPAPEAIARLYRPASVVDKTHINTRWLDSSRSLMQQGIQENDKLWLRFKYYTFHDMDPKYDAVRLTQLYEQARWAILLEDIDCTEEEMMLFGALQYHIGKLSLSQDMVSSCQGMDDLESALKSLEVKMVGDSNSTDMLENMTAPELNDYLKIFRPKRLTLKGYKQYWCKFQDTSISYYKSSEDRFGEPIQQLNLKGCEVAPDVSLAGQKFCIRLLIPAPEGMNEIYLRCENEKQYSQWMAACKLASKGLTLLDISYQNEVKNIQTFLSMQRSNCAAPVAQTDDSINTLGLVSPRYHKKYKPKQLTPRILEAYQNVAQLSLTSAILRFLQIWQALPDFGTSYFMVRFKGSRKDEVLGIANNRLIRIDLGIGDVVKTWRYNNMRQWNVNWDIRQMAIEFDGNINIAFSCVNADCKVVHEYIGGYIFMSTRSRQQSDTLDEQLFHKLTGGHDAL from the exons ATGGCAGCATGGGACCTTACAGTCACAGTGGAGGATCTTGGTCCTGATGCCCCGCCCATCCAAATcagtgtgacctctgacctgcacATTGGAGGAGTTATTCTCAAATTAGTTGAGCAGACCA ACCTGAAGAAGGACTGGTCCGATCATGCTCTGTGGTgggagcagaagcagcagtggtTGCTGAGGACCGGCTGGACACTGGACAAATGTGGGGTACACGCAGACGCTCGCCTCGTCTTCACCTCACAGCACAAGGCTCTGCGACTGGGCTTGCCGAATGGGGTGACGCTGAAAATGCGAGCCTGTTTCTCCAGTCCTGTATTTCGCACAGTCATTGCCATCTGCAGGGTTCTCA ATTTACGTCACCCAGAGGAGCTCTCCTTGCTCCGTCCTGttgaggagaaaaagaaaaagaaggacaAAGATTCCTCAGAAGAGCTGTATGATCTTACAGATGTTCCTCTAACCGCAG GCTCTGTTCAAGCTCTGTACAATGGCATGCCGGCTCATTTTGCTGACTCTCCGAAGACCGAGGCTGTGTATAAAATGCTGTCTGTCAGCTTGCCCTCACCTGCTCCTGAAGCCATCGCTAGACTCTACCGGCCAGCCAGTGTGGTGGACAAAACACACATTAACACCAG GTGGCTGGATTCATCTCGTTCACTAATGCAGCAGGGAATTCAAGAGAATGACAAACTATGGCTTCGTTTCAAATACTACACTTTCCATGATATGGATCCCAAG TATGATGCAGTGCGTTTGACGCAGTTGTATGAACAAGCTCGCTGGGCTATACTTTTGGAGGACATAGACTGCACAGAAGAGGAAATGATGCTGTTTGGCGCCCTGCAG TACCACATAGGAAAACTGTCCTTGTCTCAGGACATGGTCTCTTCCTGTCAAGGGATGGATGACTTGGAGTCTGCCCTGAAATCTCTGGAGGTCAAGATGGTGGGAGATAGCAACAGCACAGACATGCTG GAAAACATGACTGCTCCAGAGCTGAATGACTATTTGAAAATTTTTCG GCCTAAGAGACTAACTCTCAAGGGTTACAAGCAATACTGGTGCAAATTTCAGGATACATCGATCTCCTATTATAAAAGCAGCGAGGACCGCTTTGGAGAGCCCATTCAACAGCTGAACCTGaaag GCTGTGAGGTTGCCCCAGATGTCAGTTTAGCAGGCCAGAAGTTCTGTATCAGACTCCTCATTCCTGCACCAGAAGGCATGAATGAAATCTACTTGCGATGTGAAAAT GAGAAGCAGTATTCTCAGTGGATGGCCGCCTGTAAGCTGGCATCCAAAGGCCTGACATTATTGGACATCTCGTATCAGAATGAAGTAAAGAACATCCAGACGTTCCTTTCAATGCAGCGTTCCAACTGTGCAGCTCCTGTTGCACAAACTGACGACAGCATCAACACACTCGGCCTCGTCTCGCCCAGATACCATAAGAAATACAAGCCCAAACAG TTAACCCCTCGTATCCTGGAGGCCTATCAGAATGTCGCCCAGCTCTCTTTGACGTCTGCCATCTTGAGGTTCCTGCAGATCTGGCAAGCTCTGCCTGATTTTGGAACTTCCTACTTCATGGTCAG GTTTAAGGGCAGTCGTAAGGACGAAGTTCTGGGCATCGCTAACAACCGTCTGATCCGTATAGACCTGGGAATCGGAGATGTGGTGAAGACTTGGCGTTATAATAATATGAGACAGTGGAATGTTAATTGGGATATACGACAG ATGGCGATTGAATTCGACGGAAACATTAACATAGCATTCAGCTGTGTGAACGCAGACTGTAAGGTTGTGCACGAGTACATTGGAGGATACATCTTTATGTCCACTCGCTCCCGACAGCAAAGTGACACACTGGACGAGCAGCTCTTCCACAAACTCACCGGCGGCCACGACGCTCTCTGA